ttctttaccaaaagagacctgaatatgagacagaggcgttgacTGGAGTTGGTGATGATTGTGAGACTCTTTACCACCTAGGGAatgccaacgtggtggcagatgctttGCGTCGAAGAGGTCCAAGACAACTATTTAGTTTGAAACatatatcaaaggagttggcagaagagatgactagagcaggtatagagttggtggtgggtcgTTAGCTAACATCACCTTGCAGTCTACTCTTCTGGAGAGAAATAGGGAAGGACAGATGGATGACCCTCAGTTGAAGAGTTACAGAGAGAATGTCCTAgttggagtggctagggactacACCGTTTTAGAGACGTGTTTAGTGAGATACATGAggtggatatgtgttccgatggactcTGCTATCAAATGAaatattctggatgaatctcatatcaCATTGTATTCGCTCagtccaggcaccatgaagatgtatcaggatttgaaatcgctatattggtggcctgggatgaagaaagatgtaattgaatatgtggctaagtgcttagcGTGTCAGTAGGTGAAAACTGAACACTAGAGACCAACAAGGCTATTACAActtttgggtattcctgagtggaaatgggaggacattactatggacttcatagtgggattacccaggactgtaGGTCAGTATGATTCAGTTTTGGTGATTGTGGATCGGTATACCAAATCATCCCATTTTTTTCCAGTAAGGACGAACTCcacagtggatcagtatgctgatcTTTATGTGAAGGacatagtacgccttcatgggactcctagGTCCATTGTGTCAGAATGAGATCtcatttttacttccaagttttggggaactctgcaaaaggctatgggtacacaatttaagtttagtaccgcctatcatcctcaaatagatggaaaatctgagaggacgatacaaATATTAGAGGCCTGGttacgagcatgtgtgctagacattgaagggtcctggattaagtacttgccattgattgagttttcctacaacaacagttatcagttgACTATTGGAacagctccttatgagatgttgtatggtaggaaatgtagatcacccatccattgagatgaaatgggtgagaggaaatatctaggtcctgaagcagttcagaggaccaaagaggctattgagaagattagagcttggatgctcgcttctcatagtagacagaagagctacgcttATCCCAAGCTTAGAGACATAGAGTTCCAGGCCggggactatgttttcctctgtGTTTCATCATTAAGAgggtgaagcagtttgggaagaagggcaagctgagccctaggttcgtgggaccttttgagaacctggagaggattggttagaTAGCCTATAGATTTGCTTTACCCCCATCGCTGTCAGGGGTTCATAACGTATTCCATATTTCGATGCttcagaaatatgtgtcagatgtaactcatgtgttgaattatgaggatctggagctacaaaaagatttttcctatgaggagcaaccagttcagctCTTGGATAGGAAGGAAAAAGTattgaggaacaaaaccatacatttggttaaggtattatggaggaacaacaaggtcgaggaagcaacttgAGAATTAGAGTCAGACaagcgggatcagtatcccaagctattcaggtaaattccGAAGGtgaaatttctattaggaggggataattgtaatgtcccaaaagtcctaataaggcttagtacgTTGATTAGAAGCCCAGGATGGCATTATTGAAATATTGTGTGTTTATTTgtgaattaattggatatttatgtgattatgtgaattgcatgtgttatattattatatgattgattatgcatgtttaagtgtattaaatgtgtgaaACTGACCCACTTTTATTAAAGGGGAATATTTGTagttttgacctgttgagggtataattgtgattatatgagacaacattattatgtggatatatttgagatattcggaaGGAGTTGGTCCTTTTGAGAATGAAATCGGTTAAGTCACAACAGGGGGAGTTATACCCATCTCAGGGTGAGCCAAGAGTATTTCggtaattcggtgagttaccgggactcattagagtatgagtcatattttgggaaaaatagtgatattccaAGTTTAGCGAAATTATCTAGAAATTTTGAGTAATGCAGGATTAGAGAATCAAATGATGTTTTTTCTCTTGATGGGCTTTGAGAAGATTTTAAGAGAGTGatggcattatggtcatttggaacATGGGTTTGTCTTAATTAGCTGAAGCTTATCAGctttgatttttaaaaatataactctctctcattttctctcacTCTATCTCTCTCACTAAGTGATTGAATTTTTTTAGAACTCTTGATCCTTGAGTTTGGAGGCAAGTGTTGGTGGGATTGGAAGCTTATAAGCTTAGGGAACATAGCTGGATACAAATTCTATCAGAGGTAATTCAACTATTTGAGTTCTtagtttggtttttttttttgaagttttGAAGTTTTATAGAATTTTGATTTTCATTTGAGGTTTAAGGTTTGTTTACTTTATTTCTGAGCTCCTAGGACCATTAGTATGGTCGAAATTGGTTAAAATCgtgttttgggatgatttttgatAGGTTTGTGATTCTTAAAACCGCTGCTATTCTGGGTATGCAGGTCGCGCCGcagcgctgttcttggagcgccaTGACCCTTATGAACTCAAAGAGGCAAGGAGGTGCCTCGAACCACCTTGGCGCTAGGCGGGTTGCGTCGTGGGTCTAATTGGGAAAAAATATATAGATTAGGTTTTTAGgttatgggaactcaaacctaagagctcgggaatgattctactacccgagTTAGTAGAATTTagggtcccggaggttaggacttggtttggaagcttttatTAGTTCATTCAAGAtagttattccttgttatggttgtgactagggtgaaccgTTAGGCTAAGGAGGAAAGGACCGTACTTGGGGTCGTCACACGCTATtcactcaggacttgaggtaagaaaactgcacccagtttgtgtttagggcttggcccagttacAGAACATATTTATAACCATGCTTAGAATGTTTATTCAAACATGTTGATTGCGTTGTGCGTACATGTGTTAAGTAATGACTGCTTATCTGTTATATCTGATttaaagacttgacttataatTTGAAAGGTTATCGATTATATTCGACTGGAAAGCTTGGCTTATCAGTCGATGATCTATCTATTGTATCTGAATacaagctcggcttataagttgaggatctatctattgtatctgattacaaactcgacttataagttgagaatCTATCTATTGTATATGATTACAAGCTCGgtttataagtcgaggatctatCTATTGTATCTGATTTAAACCTCGACTTTTTGGTCGAGGGTAAATTTGGTttaaaaggctcgacttataagtcgaggatttaaAAGTCTCAATTTATAAGTCGAGGTTTTGAAGGCTTGGTTTATGAGTCGAGGGCGGCAATAGCATGCTGAACGCTGACCGAAGTGGTTAAGCTAACCTGAAAGCATGGTATACGCTTGAACAACCCTATGGGCTCCTGAAATATAAAGCACCAGTTACAATTGGCCAGCCCTAAGGTTGGTTATACGGGGAATAGGGAAATGGGCCTTGGTGtgctctatagtcacttatctagattGAATGTATGCACGAGtacagttattactgctaggcatgctgaTTATGATTTTGTGAACTGATGATTTACTGCATAAGAGCAAGATTATGtcttcttgctgagcctcgactcacgggtgctaaatggtgcaggtaaaggaaaagaaaatctggaccagctatgagttggagagcttcaggggcagggtgtacatatgcggcctactCGATCGCCACGACCaagggtgtaatgacccaactatttctaagaccttagataattaaaactactagacataactactattttgggaaacatacataaggaataacataattttatttaaaaacccaaaataaatattgtgcaaaatacaaagtaacatataaaatataaaagacGGTATGGGtatccattgttataaaacataaacttaatcgtttgaaatactaattgcggaattacatcaaaacataatttaaaagactaaatataacgtcatcctcgatcgacacgcagtccattcatccttaacacacatgccaagctgccatgaatctttccgccttccataatcattttcctgcatcaagctaaaaataaaggaatgagcctaatgcccagcaaggaaaatctactaacaacatatatcataaacatgagacttaatcataaacatatactataaaacatatatcatataggactacaatattaatggctatTAACTCATTagcatggcatgtgataaaccatctaggtcctctgtctactaatcgaggtagggtaaatcataactctaaaccatgaaaatgataaaaattcttgggatttgctatctaagcaactataagccccaaatgactacaagatatatttatatatatatatcatagcataaaacatatcataacataaacatataaacacataaacacataaaatctatcatattttccttaccaaaaaccgggatatgaagacaagaacgggattagaacactcctaaaaaccaacattaagaatggtgagtttctaaataaaagagatgaaaagaaaaataaaccatCAAAGACGAAACTTActgagaagaaccttaagttttcaagaaacttaaacacctaaccaagaatcatatacaagagttaggatctgaaaagaaagaaaataaagaaactaaagaaccataaagaactgaacttaagggtAAGAATaacttgaatgatcttatgaattgatctaaacctcgataccaaaatctcactatatctcacttcccaagtgtttagaaaagcttagaatgataaagcttttaacccaaaaacccaagtgtttctctctatagtaacactagcaacttggaggctctgaagattgcttgaagaatgaagaaaatgactgagtactagcacctatttatagagttcaaggagtgaaactaaccccttttaatttgaataaataaataaatataaaatgaaaaagatttgaattttcgttcaacagacacccagaactcggtcaaaatcgttcaaaggcaggtccaagtggttaaggctgtttttaaatttaaaaatcctcaagattcaaaaatacactaccaggggcgatatatcgcctaccctaggcgatatatcgcctaccctaggcgatttatcgcctagaccattttcccaaGCCCCGTTCGAACGTTCATgtaaagtcgacgtgttttccatatattccgtaggtgatatatcggcccctatagctgcgatatatcagcatacgttgatatatcaaacacatatttgtactttttcagcatattttgaattaagtaaacaactttgactgagtcataatacgatcctaacagtttctggaaggttctagagatTCTAgattcttattttaattaaactattcatcataaatacttcaatccttaataaacatgtatatgacaagtgttatgctcttaatggttctatctaaaccttaggttataataaatatattcctagaaccagcaatattaatcaaaccttatgttataattaatattcttaaactataggttaaacttataaaatccataactgttgctatgagtgtccaactaagtcccgacttgaaccaaaatccacggaatctaacatactacaaactaatactaactactattactatctagctagctaagtaaatattatgaGACACTATAGAGGGTATccgttggaactagggttggaccctaattTCGCCGCTCCGCTTAGGTTGGCCTTTGTATTCATTTTGAGTCTGTAACAGATttaaactcttttgggatcccatgtatcgaactcaaactcttttaatgagatggttgacttttgaccaaaaatttttgTACCTAAACGTGGTGTTAGCTTCAATTACACGTTTTAAGTACAAATGACTCTTTTagtgagttaaacactattttaattacacagtataatggtcctggattaggaggatgttataGTTTGttattaaaatatatgttttaggGAGTTTTTATGGTGCACCCTTCAAAAGAGGCAAATCAGTGCGCCTTCTCGTATTTTTCGCACGTGAATAGTTTAGTTATAATTTTTATTGTATGAagatgtacattgtagttatttagagaattgtgatttttttttaaaattatgaataatttaaaaTGCCGAAAACAAGACTAAACagtttgttgcacgcgtgactatttTTTTCATGCGAGTGCAAAGTAACTTGTTTGAACATTGTTTTCGacattataaattattaaaaaaaataaaaaatttgctggacattctaaataactacaatatatacagtcataaaaaaatttaaattaaaactatttATGTGCCGAAATTACGAGGGGATGCACCACAAAATTTCcataaattttttataatataatataatactaTGACTGCTTCTAGAATTTtgagtttgaaataaaaaaaagtcAAATGGAAACTAAATTAAgtattacaaacaaaaaaaaagttttgCAAATGAACTATTCTTTTTCTTCTTACTTTTAAAGAATAGACCAATGTCTTATAAGTTAGGCAAAACTCAAAAGAGTAACAATAAATCTCACAATTGAGATGACTCACATACAACCTAAATACAGACTAACCAACTCGAGTACACTAAAAACTCATCACAAAGACATGGAATTAGATAAGAAAACTCCCTCACAAATATACGAAAAAATTGAACACCTCTTCAAGGTATAACAATTAAGTGACAATTCTCCATAACTGAATCAGCGACACTATCTGAAGGTTTATGACCTTAATTGATCTAACACAAAGAAAGATCCAACCAAAATGGCACACACCAAAGTTGAACGGACAAGGTGATAGAGCACATTATTCAACAAAAAGTTAAAGCAAACAAAATGCAAACACTACTAAAGACAAAGGGAAAAAGAACAATGAaagctaaagaaaaaaaaaagacacaatGTTGAAGTGTAACCTCGCCATAGCCCCTGATTTCATTCCTGCCACTCAAACACAAGAAACCATGGAACAAAACCTAGACCCCCGAGCTAAGAGAAGTCCTTTGAGACACGCACCCATCCCATTGGATGCAAGGGAGACAGAGACCCCCATTACACACTCCAAAGCCGACAACGAGGGCACTCACATTCCAAAAAAGATGAAGGAGATTGGAGCTCACTGCTCATATCAGACATCCATCTAGAAACATGGGTCGAGCACCGCTAGGAACTAGGAACGAGAAGGACCACCACAAGCGACACTTCTAGCACTAACCAAAGAAGCTACATGTTAGAGGGAACAAACTACATCATCCCCTCTGAGTCGAGGAAGAGCAGGGTGCATGCTAGAGCTGGCGTGAGCCCCTCATAAAAATCTAGTGTTATTTGAAGCGTGATTATTTATCCAAATTTAATGTGTGTTAATTCAtgtttaataaataaatgatttttcatttaaagttagtaatttttttattctttatgttTAGTTTTAAGTTAATGTTCTCATTATATATTGGTTTTGAAATCAATTGATGAGCTACTAAACTTATAAAAGTAATTTCAATTATGAGTGGCTATataaaacttatatatatattttataaatcaatTCATGTTCAACAAATTGATAAAACAATGGGtcatttataatttattatttttgttttctatttctatttaaatatataaaatgatgtgtgatttattaataataaacattaaatttaaatttccCTCAAGCAATGATGGAGCTAGAAGACTGGTGGTGGCCATGGCtcccctaatttttttttctatatctttgtacaatgtattattttaaatatatgtaAAAATGTATATGGCCCCTTAAAATTCAAGAAAAagttatacatttatatattttgtatatatattagtataatttttattaaaaaaaaatttggtcccCTCTATATTTTAGTCTTGGCTACGTCAGTGCCCTCAAGtttataaccaaaaaaaaaagacttCCCTCAAATTATTTATGAATAAGAAaaaacaaattcaaattcaaacaaaatCTTGATTCGTTCTTCTTAATTACTTACATCAATtaccatttttttttgttatatttgaCACACAAATGTTATACAGCTATGCCCTATCAATTTCATTACAACCAAATTGTCTTTTAGCAATTTATATTCACCTCGTTATTTTTCCACTCAACTCTCTCCAAAATATTTTGTTTAGAGTATAAATGGGACACAAATAATCTTAAACACcacttaatataatattataaaataggttaaatttaatgattttaatattttaaattaaaatatgtaatgTATAAATTTAACATATAGTAAAATACTGCATCAAATGGTGATGAAGTCTCATCAAATATGCATAACATTATTtactttttcaaaaaattattatGTTAATAAATTAAGCGCACTTATTAAATATTATCATAAACTAAtgcaaattaaaaataaataaatgtatgaTAAAAAAAATGGGCGTCCCTATACGATGGGGGTTGTGTTGAGATTTGGTGTTCCCCTTATCAGTTACTGTTGTTTCTCATGAAGGCAAGTTTTTAGGCGTTTAGTAAAGAAAAATTTTATTTCAGAAAATAGAAtggaaaaaatgaaggaaaatgtttttttataaatttaataaaatattttttttgtatgtatttataattgttataaattttaaaattaagtgCACTTATTAAATATCACCATAAACtaatacaaattaaaaataaataagtgtatgataaaaaaaaaatgggcaTACTTATACGATGGGGCTATTTGAGATTTGGTGTTCACCTTATCAGTTCCTTTTGTTTCTCATGAATACTTAATTTTTAGGCATTTAGTACAGGAAAAATTTATTTTggaaaatagaatgaaaaaaatgaagaaaaatgttttcataaatttaataaaagattccttttaatatattttttgtatatatttacaagctgtaaattttaaaaaattatactacatttaaattttaatttttctagtaaaagaattcTTACTTTCTTTTTTCACACTTAAAATCCAAGTTCTTGATAAAAATTATTACGGTCATAGTTTAATAAGAACTACCCTTGAACATAATCATCGATTTACTTATAATCAATCACATTTTAGAACTTGAACAAAAACTACTTATaatattgaaaagaaaaaaaaaagaagaatcaTAATAATGTCacgaaaataaaaataattggaaataaataaagaaagcgagaatatgattattaaatttttttccaATACAGGAATTTTAAACCTTGataaaacttttttttaaaattttttttacaGATAAAACTTTAATTACGAGCTAATCATATTCCCGCACGGCTAGGTGAAAATCCTTAGTCGTCACCTTCCACCGAACCCTCCACCCCACGTGAACCTCTCTCTCAGTCTCcctatcactttctctctcttctgaGCCAGTTTCGACTTCTCCGTACCATAATTTTTCCATTGGGTGTCTCCAAAGTCTCATCTTTTTTTCAGCTCTCCGAGCTTTCACTTTCAACAATGGATGGAACACCCCGTGaccttcaaacaaaaatttaTTACACAAATCCCATTGCTCTGCTTTCTCTCGGAGAGGCTCTGGAGTTTAATCACTTCACTTGGGATTCTTcttttttttgtcttttatttAGAAACTTTCCGAACAAAGTGGGTTtcgtttaattattatttttttaaaattattttacttattttaatatttaattaccaCTGATCGGAGCAGTACCATTGAAGGGTCGGAGCTTGGTCGTCGGAGAAGAAGTTACAGGCCTCCTCGGCGAAGAAATTGTGCTCTTCAATCTTTACAAACTGAGGCTGAAACGAAGCCGCTTTCTGGAACTGAAAGCAGTTCGACGAAGACGACGAGCAGTTGAAGTTGAGAGAAGCAGAGGCCACCGGAGACGGCGAAGACATCAGCTGGTGATTTTGGAGAACGCCAGTTGAAGAAATGGCGCCATTGGGGCTGCTGCTGATATTGGTATTGAGGTTTATGTCATCGTTTAGGATTGCACTGGAATCACTGTCAGAAGAACCATCTTTGTTGAAATCCGGGAACATGGAGACCTCTAAAACGACGCCATTATTGGTGTCATTTAAGTTCTCAAAGTTGAGCTCTTTACACTCCTCAGATGGAAGAATATGATGATCAGGATGGGCAGCATGTTTGTTTTCCGACTCGGTTGGCCCAATATGCAGCTCTTCTTTCACCGAGAGATTGTTGCTCTCTGACTTTTCATCTTGGAGCTTGGATTTCAATTCTCTAATCTGTATATTTTCAGATCCATGAAATTAAAATTAGAAAACAAAGCTAAA
The genomic region above belongs to Humulus lupulus chromosome 1, drHumLupu1.1, whole genome shotgun sequence and contains:
- the LOC133805864 gene encoding homeobox-leucine zipper protein ATHB-6 codes for the protein MKRLSSDDSLGALMAVCPTTEEHSPSSNHVYGREFRSMLDGLDEEGCVEESGHVSEKKRRLSVDQVKALEKNFEVENKLEPERKVKLAQELGLQPRQVAVWFQNRRARWKTKQLERDYGHLKANYDALKLSYDTLKHDNETLVKEIRELKSKLQDEKSESNNLSVKEELHIGPTESENKHAAHPDHHILPSEECKELNFENLNDTNNGVVLEVSMFPDFNKDGSSDSDSSAILNDDINLNTNISSSPNGAISSTGVLQNHQLMSSPSPVASASLNFNCSSSSSNCFQFQKAASFQPQFVKIEEHNFFAEEACNFFSDDQAPTLQWYCSDQW